The Mycosarcoma maydis chromosome 17, whole genome shotgun sequence DNA window CCAATCCTCGCATCCATTCTGATAGATCGAATCGTCACAGGAGCGCACACGCGGTTGCTGACATAGCTCAAGATGGAGGCAATCAAGCTTCAGAGGAAGTATCCTCAATTTTCTCAGGAGGAGATGATGGGCCTCATCTCTCGCTTCCGCACACTCGATGTCGAGGAAAAGGGCAGCATCCCAAAGCAAGACGTTATCAAAGCCAtccaagatcaaggcgaTGCTTCATACGACCAGGTCCGTGAAACGCTCAAAGAAGTCGATCTGGATGCCTCGGGTCGTGTAGAGCTCGATGACTATGTCGACTTGCTTGCAAAGATCCGTGCCGGTCGCAACGCATCTGCCGGTGTCGTCACCAAGGGCAAGGTATTCGTCAAAGGCGCCACCTCTTCTACCCAGCATACCATCAACGAGGACGAACGAACCGAGTTTACCCGCCACATCAACTCGAACCTCGCTGGCGACGCTCACATCGGCTCGCGATTGCCCATCCCTACCGACACGTTTCAGCTTTTCGACGAGTGTCGAGACGGTCTCATCCTCTGCAAGCTCATCAACGATTCGGTTCCAGAcaccatcgacgagcgtgtGCTCAACTTTGGCAAGGGTGGCAAAGGCCCCAATGCCTTCCAGATGACCGAGAATAACAACATTGTCATCACGTCCGCCAAGGCCATCGGCTGTAGCGTCGTCAACATCGGTCCTCAGGATCTCATCGATGGCAAAGAGCATCTCATCCTCGGTCTCGTTTGGCAGATCATTCGACGTGGTCTGCTCAGCAAGATCGATCTGAAGAACCACCCAGAGCTCTACCGTCTTCTGGACGAAGGTGAGACTCTCGAAGAGTTCTTGCGCCTACCTCCCGACCAGATTCTGCTCCGATGGGTCAACTATCACCTCAAGGCGGCCAACTGGCACCGACGCGTCGCAAACTTCAGCAAGGATGTCTCAGACGGTGAGAACTATACGGTGCTGCtcaaccagctcaagcCCGATCAGTGTGATCGCGCTCCTTTGCAGCAGAGCGACGTGATGCAGCGCGCAGAAATGGTGCTACAACGTGCAGATGCCATCGGCTGTCGCAAGTACTTGACTCCTGGATCCATGGTGGCTGGTAACCCAAAGTTGAACTTGGCCTTTGTTGCGCATCTCTTCAACACGTGGCCATGCCTCGAGCCGTTGGACGAGGCGCCGCctgtcgagatcgaggacTTTGATGCGGAAGGAGAGCGCGAGGCGCGCGTCTTTACGCTCTGGCTCAACAGTCTTGACGTAGAGCCGGGTGTGTACAACTTGTTCGAGGACCTCAAGGATGGCACTGTTATTCTGCAAGCGTTTGACAAGGTGATTCCTGGCTCTGTTACGTGGCGTCGCGTCTCAAAACCCAAAGAAGGCCAGGAGCTTTCTCGCTTTAAAGCGGTCGAGAACACCAACTACGCTGTCGACCTCGCCAAGGCGTCCAACATGCACATTGTCGGCATCCAGGGagccgacattgtcgacgGAACAAAGACGCTGACGTTGGGTTTGGTGTGGCAACTCATGCGTCTCAACATCACCAAGACGCTGTCGTCACTCTCGAAAGGCGGTCGTGGCGTTAGCGATGCGGATATGGTGGCATGGGCCAACAATCTGGTCAAGAGCAGTGGCAAGTCGACGCAGATCCGTTCGTTCAAAGATGCACAGCTCAAGACGGCAgtcttcttcttggacCTGCTCAACGCGCTGCGTCCGGGTATCGTCGATTACAGCCTGGTCAACACGGGTAGGACAGAAGACGAGAGCAGGATGAACGCCAAACTGGCGATCAGCATTGCGAGAAAGTTGGGCGCGTTGATTTTCCTGGTGCCAGAGGACATTATTGAGTTGCGACAGAGGCTTATCTTGA harbors:
- a CDS encoding putative fimbrin, producing the protein MEAIKLQRKYPQFSQEEMMGLISRFRTLDVEEKGSIPKQDVIKAIQDQGDASYDQVRETLKEVDLDASGRVELDDYVDLLAKIRAGRNASAGVVTKGKVFVKGATSSTQHTINEDERTEFTRHINSNLAGDAHIGSRLPIPTDTFQLFDECRDGLILCKLINDSVPDTIDERVLNFGKGGKGPNAFQMTENNNIVITSAKAIGCSVVNIGPQDLIDGKEHLILGLVWQIIRRGLLSKIDLKNHPELYRLLDEGETLEEFLRLPPDQILLRWVNYHLKAANWHRRVANFSKDVSDGENYTVLLNQLKPDQCDRAPLQQSDVMQRAEMVLQRADAIGCRKYLTPGSMVAGNPKLNLAFVAHLFNTWPCLEPLDEAPPVEIEDFDAEGEREARVFTLWLNSLDVEPGVYNLFEDLKDGTVILQAFDKVIPGSVTWRRVSKPKEGQELSRFKAVENTNYAVDLAKASNMHIVGIQGADIVDGTKTLTLGLVWQLMRLNITKTLSSLSKGGRGVSDADMVAWANNLVKSSGKSTQIRSFKDAQLKTAVFFLDLLNALRPGIVDYSLVNTGRTEDESRMNAKLAISIARKLGALIFLVPEDIIELRQRLILTFVGSLMAIQ